The DNA window GCTGGACTTACCGACACCGGAAGGACCTGCCAAGACAATCAGTCTGCCCCTCCCGTGCGGTGACGGGTCGTGTGTCATCTCAGGCTTCGAAATCGAATTTGGTCAACAGAGCTTTGCGTTGTCGGTCGCCGAGGCCGCGCAGACGCCGAGACGACGCGATTTCCAGCTCCGTCATCAGCTCCTGGGCCTTGACCTTGCCGACCTTCGGCAGAGCCTCCAGCAGCGCCGACACCTTCATCTTGCCGATGATCTCGTCGGTCTCGGCGTCCGCGAGCACCTGCTTGAGATCAGTGCCGCCTCGTTTGAGACGCTCCTTGAGCTCGGCCCTGACCTTGCGGGCAGCAGCCGCCTTCTCGAGAGCGGCAGCACGCTGCTCTGGGGTCAACTGGGGAAGCGCCACGTTTCCTCCGTATCGTTCGTCGGTGAACAATGCACTCATCGGTTGTGGTGCACGTCGCTGCTGAAAGACCAGCGGTTACCAGCAACTACAGC is part of the Rhodococcus sovatensis genome and encodes:
- the mihF gene encoding integration host factor, actinobacterial type translates to MALPQLTPEQRAAALEKAAAARKVRAELKERLKRGGTDLKQVLADAETDEIIGKMKVSALLEALPKVGKVKAQELMTELEIASSRRLRGLGDRQRKALLTKFDFEA